The segment ATGAAAGCCATCGAGAAACTAAATGTGCTCCCAAGCAGATATATACCTAGCTACTCCATTGGGAGTCTTATCACAATACTAGACCGTCTAAGTACGGAGTCATTGTACCAACTTTGCATCCATTGGACCAAATCAGTCAATACACAACCATATGTTCCCCAAGACTCTATCTACACACAACAAGGACTCTGTAATAAACTTATCAAAGAGATCAAATCACTTCTAAAGAATACACATAGTGGAAAGACAGATATTATTCGGAAAATAACCTACGAGTATTGGTCAGATGGATTAAATCTACAACAACTTGCGCAGATTGATTGTCAATTGGTAATAGACGGATCTGGGCATTTCAATTGGCACTTCTCAAGAATACTAGATGTGGAAGGAAATGAATTTTGTCTTGATGTAGACCCTCAATTGTTTGCCCAAGATGTGGCATCGAAATTGTCCAAACTTTACCTCACTCATGTTTACATCTTGAAACATCCGCGTTTATCCTTGCATATAATTAGGATTCAAGTGTTTGATTTAAATCAGAAAGAAGGACTTTTGGACCTAAATAAACCACAGGTATCATCCTATAGACCTTACTTTATTTGTTTACCTACTGAAACAACCTACATTTTTCACTCTGTGAGTTATGATGGCATAGTTTGCAAGCTGATAATgcaaacaattgaacagTGCCTACCCACACATGAACAAAACCAACTCAAAATTGATACACCATCTGATCAGAAACCGATCACATCACTAGAGACCATCTACACGTTAAAGAGTAGCCCGCGATTGGGGAAAAGTTTGGGTATATGGTCACCATACGCTGATGGAGTTATTGATATCGCTCCGTTAGGTGTATTGGATAAACATTCAACGCTACAAGAAcattcaaatcataaaGAAGACACTATAGAAGCTAAGCTACAGGACATTGCAAGTCTTCGATTTCACGGAGTTACCAACGATGTAAATTCTCCCAATCGTGCTTCAAGAAAACGACGATTTGCAGCTATTGATGAGTCCGAAACAAACTCATCCAAATCTCATTTTACATCACGTTTCCCATTGCAGCACACCAAGTTCGTGATACAGGAGCCAATAAACCAAAACGAACTTATCAGGTCCAATATTAAACTCAAACTCTCCGGAACTGACGTATTTGGTGGCCTACATGAACTATCCGTAGCCACTTCTGATCCAAAGAAAATGATCATAAACCCTGAAGAAATACCTCATTGGTTAACAGGAGAAGACGGTGCTACATTTGGCCATATAAGAGATGGAAAATTTCATTCCTAGCTAATAACCTAACTTTTGAATACTGGATTTTATAATTTGTAAAGCTTTCGTATCCGCATTAGGGACATTATGTTGTAAATTTCGAAGgatttcaatatctttatttttgaagGCCTCTTGAGCTGCCGATTCATAGTCCTCATTTCTTATAAATAATCgaactttttcatcatatttGTACTTAACTGAATTACGAATGTACGCAGATATGTGCTCCTTAGGTGCATTATTGGCAAATCCAGCTTCAATGATTGGTTCAAATCCAATGGGCGATTTCCCCATTGATGCATCTAATGatccaaatacaaattcaTATAATCTATCAAATTCATGTGCTTGTGAGTATGtattcaacaccaaatgccaaaatttttcttgagatattgaaaactcCTTGACGATTTTACTTGCAggtttgatttgattcatcttgatcaatttggttaAAATTGATAACAATGATTTTTCAGAATAGAAATTGGTGAGGTATGTCTTTCCTAGCCTATTTTGAAGTTCGAGGATTTTAAGTTCCCTTTCAATGGCTTTCATAGTGGTGGTTCGGACTGACCTTCGTAAGCACTTTGTTAGTAACTTTTTATAGCTGTTGTAGTACTCTTCGCCTTCGCCAACAGGGAAAGTCCTGGAAAACTCTTTCAACTTTAGTATATTCATTTCATGGGTTTTATCTTCGTGAGTGAGAAACTTCTCCATTAATTTGAGGTGCgattttccaattgattctAACCAAGTATGACCTATAACTTCCCCTTTGATGGGAATGGTTTCAGTTGGTATTTCCACATTCATGGTCTGCAATTCTTTCTGAATAGTTGGGTTATAATGCTTGCTTTCgttttgattcaagatCTCAAAAAAGTCAGATGTGGGAAGACTGTCCTGAACACGCATGAGCATGAGAAGACTTAAAGAATAATCACCAGACTGAAATGCTTTGACCAAGGCAAGTTCAATCTCACCAAAATCGACTAGtttctttattttgttaGTAATGGAGGGCTCTAGATCAATTAACAAGTTTGTTAAAATGACCCTTCCTTCTTCGTGTGCCACATCTGATATCATATCAATCGATATGTAGtttcttctcttgtttGATGCAGATAGCAATTTGTCAACGATAATCTTGAACAACTGCACGTCCGACAAGCCCAGCTCTTTTCGTATCTTATAACAACACCAATGGATGTAAATTAACGGCACCAAGTCTTTTAAGCAAAGAGCCCTAGTAATCCGCAAGGTTAGGTAGTGTTGGTTTCTTCGTAGAAGCATTTTGACTACTTCTTTCCAACCGATACTTTGCACCTCCAGATATGTTAAAAACAAGCCCAACTCATGTGCCCTTAGTTGATTTAAAACTTTGACAGTGTCTAGCACGGCCACGTATTTGTCTGCATCAAATGCACCCTCGGCGTACACTTTTCCAAATGTCACAGCTTTTAATGCTTTCTTCTGCCAGCTTGTGTCAAGCTCATCAAGGGCAACTTGGAGGGCATCATCCATAGCGATAGAAAGCACATCGTCTGACTTTAGAAGCGTGATGTTTGCATGGGCTTTTGCTGCATTCAGACTGAATTTGTTAACACAATCGGCCAATATACTACTAGGGCTGTTGGATCCAATTTGATACATTGCTACGGTTTTCTCTGGTACTCGGTACAAAAATTGCACCTTTTCTCTAGTTACAACCCTCAAACCATCAGACAATGTTTGAATGATGGGGATTGTATATTGCAAATCATATTTCACAGAGTCCTTTAGTAGCAAATTGTCAAGATCAAagtcatcatcttcatcaatatcgTAAAAGAATGATATTGATTGTTGGTCTGGACCTATCAACTTtatttcatctttcaaagATAAAGCAATTGCATCATTTCCACACCATGTTACTTGGTATGGTGAGCTTGAGTCGTTTGACGTGTCATATTCCAAAAggatttgatcaaatgaGCTACTAACAACAAagactttgttgaatgatatATTGTGCAATGCTGCTAATTGTCCGTTTGGTGAGATGGAGATGCTATTGAATGGTCCGTCAGTTAGCTCTTGATCAACAAGCTCAAAGCTAGAGAgaccaaaatcaatcttcaAGACTAGAATTGTCTTTTGACAAGCAATGTAGATGATTACGCTTTTCTTACCCTCGCTTATGGTCATTCCTTCGATAccatttgatgaacaaCTAgagatttcaatttcatagTTCTGAAACGAGTCTAAGTCCGTCAAAATGAGCTTGTTATCAAGTCTGACTACCAAGTAGCTCTCAGACGTTTGCGTTTCTCTGATATTAATTATCTCTTCTGTCTCGTCATTTTCAAGATTGGTGATCATCCTGTTGGACTCTATAGCAGACCCATTGCTGCTCTTTCCATTGGATGTCATattatccaatttgatcaaatccTGAGTGAATCGATACTCATTGAAATTCCCTACCAAATCTTGGTAGTATCTAAATCTCCCATCGTTTAGGATCAACACTAGATCCTCCTTGCAAAAATGAAAGTCATGAATATAGTCAGTTGGTGTACTATTATATATCACTGATGTTACCTTGTTGCCACTTAGACTGTATACTTCAACGAGGTTTGGATGTGGTACTGAATTGGAGGCAATGGCAATCAATGTAGTGTTTGATGCAAATGATATCCTATAATTCGAAtacaaattttcaattgaccAGCTTAGAGGAGCATAGCAAGTTCTTATATCGTAATAAACATTCTGCAATCGCAGCCAATTGAAGCTAGGATTTGTTGGcatttggaattgatgaagattaGTTTGGcctttcaatatcaacgcgatttgaaaaattaaaattcATATACATATTCAAGCGCCACATTTCATATACGGTATTATGGCTGATCTGGAGGTTGAGTTTGTCACACTAGTTTCATCAGATAACTTCAAGTTTATAATACTGAAGGAGGTGGCGTCGATATCATCAGTGTTGCGAAATTCGCAGGGTTTTGAAGAAGGGAAAACGGGTAGAATAGATCTTGATATGGATGGTGATATACTAGAGTGTATTGTAGAGTATTTATACTATCAttacaaatacaaagaCCAAGCTGAGAGTGGGGATGTTCCTGAATTCAATATTCCAACCCACTTGGCATTGgagttgttggtgaaaGCAGATTATTTGGATATATAGGGAGCTGTATGCGTGTATGATCAATATAAAGCAAACGTGTTCGAATTTTGACGTAGCAAGATGGAGACAGAGTATTCGATTATTGTAGATGTGTCTTCTACCCACATTATTACGTGCAAATCGTATGTGTGTATGGGTGATAATAATGCGATCGGAATTTGGATGCGATAATTTTCCCTTATCCTTATCACCTAAAACCCACACACCATGACTACTACACTACTAAACACACTAGCCCTGGAGGTGAATCAGTTTGACACAAGTGGTCAAGAGAGCCTCAATGCATTACTCGAAGATTCAAGCAACTTCTTACAACTGTTGAAAGAGTTGGAGTCTGAtttagaaaaagaaataaatgTGGAGCAAGGGGAGCCACAGGTGCAAAATGGTAATAGTCGTAAAACCACTAAAGAACAAATTAGTGGGTTACTGAAGCAAATGGATAATTGGTATAAAGCTTCAATAAATCGACTCAAGACTTACAACACCGCCAATAATCGATTTCTGAAGAATGTGCTCAATAATAACAAGTTTGGTGTCAATTTAGATAATGCTTATATATACCCTTTGAACATGGATAGCTATCCTGTGGAAGATTTTGATCTTGACGCATCGTTGAATGAAATAGGTATGGGCTCAATCAATCGGATCCCACAGGAATTAGAAAACAAGAGTATTAGGCAGGAGAATCGACAAGAGTTGATTAAAGCTATAATCTTGCATTTGCTAAAGATTGGCCAAAGCAATATTGTTCCCACCATGGTGAAGCAATTGTTAAATGACCCTACGATATCAGTAGACGAGGAGCTAGCAGAGAAGTTCAAATTGCTCAACctgattgttgatgatatttgCATTCGCCACGACTTGACTCATGCTTTGGGTTGGTTTGAAACTAAATTCAACGAACGAGCTATCGGGAAAGTGCCTTTGATTGAAAGAAGTGGGGCTTTGAGTGAAGTCGAATTCAAATTCCATATGCttcaatttattattttattAAATGGGAAGGAGCTGAAATTTACTTCCAATGATGCATTAGAAGCATATTTTTACTCACGAGATCACTTTAGTAAGTTTTTGAAGGATTACCTTAATGAACTAGCGCCATTGATGTCGTTAATTCTTTTCAACTCAGATTCaggaattgaaaacttttcaCGCCAGAAGCATAAGGAAACTGCTATAAATAActttattgaaaagttgaagcAAGGGTTTTCTATAGAGGCTGAAGAGGTTCTTAGCAACGGTCATCAAAGCCAAGCAGAGTTTGTTTCCGAATTGCTCAATAGCTTCAATAACGTCCATGAAAATGAGGAGTTGTTTGCTAATTTGTCTCATGATTTTGTTGCCGAGTATTGTAAGGACTTGAAGTTGTCCAGCGACTCATCCTTATTTCAAAGCGTTTTGGCAGGCCATATTTACCTACCAAGTTTTTACAAATACAATCTGATTGAgttaaagatgaagaagttcAATGATAAGTCTCAACCCAGTCCATCAGAGAAGGATATGTTGAACAACGTTGCgtcatttcattttgagTTGCCATTTCAGCTACCAGATTCGAACAGGTTTCTCTTCAGAAACCACCCCATTTTCATCTGTCCTGTTACACGAGAGCAATCGATACCACTTTCAGAGACTACAGAAGAGTCAATAATAGTCAATACTGATGCAAATGGTCAACTTGTATCAAGGAAGCGAAAGATTGCCGTTGATAATCCACTAAACACACAAGTGGTTGCATTGAAGTACTGTAATCATTTAGCATTGAAAGAAAGTGTCTGGCACCTTTCGAAAAAGGGaattgatgttttcaaatgtcCTTACTGTTATAAGAAGCATAAATTTACTGATGCGGTAGATGCCTACTTTATAGATTTATAACCTAAATGGTAGTACTATATGTAAGGAACCCTTGAAGTATCGT is part of the Candida orthopsilosis Co 90-125, chromosome 2 draft sequence genome and harbors:
- a CDS encoding Chl4 protein (protein described as having role in chromosome segregation) — protein: MKAIEKLNVLPSRYIPSYSIGSLITILDRLSTESLYQLCIHWTKSVNTQPYVPQDSIYTQQGLCNKLIKEIKSLLKNTHSGKTDIIRKITYEYWSDGLNLQQLAQIDCQLVIDGSGHFNWHFSRILDVEGNEFCLDVDPQLFAQDVASKLSKLYLTHVYILKHPRLSLHIIRIQVFDLNQKEGLLDLNKPQVSSYRPYFICLPTETTYIFHSVSYDGIVCKSIMQTIEQCLPTHEQNQLKIDTPSDQKPITSLETIYTLKSSPRLGKSLGIWSPYADGVIDIAPLGVLDKHSTLQEHSNHKEDTIEAKLQDIASLRFHGVTNDVNSPNRASRKRRFAAIDESETNSSKSHFTSRFPLQHTKFVIQEPINQNELIRSNIKLKLSGTDVFGGLHELSVATSDPKKMIINPEEIPHWLTGEDGATFGHIRDGKFHS
- a CDS encoding Vps16 protein (protein similar to S. cerevisiae Vps16p, which involved in protein-vacuolar targeting), with product MPTNPSFNWSRLQNVYYDIRTCYAPLSWSIENLYSNYRISFASNTTLIAIASNSVPHPNLVEVYSLSGNKVTSVIYNSTPTDYIHDFHFCKEDLVLILNDGRFRYYQDLVGNFNEYRFTQDLIKLDNMTSNGKSSNGSAIESNRMITNLENDETEEIINIRETQTSESYLVVRLDNKLILTDLDSFQNYEIEISSCSSNGIEGMTISEGKKSVIIYIACQKTILVLKIDFGLSSFELVDQELTDGPFNSISISPNGQLAALHNISFNKVFVVSSSFDQILLEYDTSNDSSSPYQVTWCGNDAIALSLKDEIKLIGPDQQSISFFYDIDEDDDFDLDNLLLKDSVKYDLQYTIPIIQTLSDGLRVVTREKVQFLYRVPEKTVAMYQIGSNSPSSILADCVNKFSSNAAKAHANITLLKSDDVLSIAMDDALQVALDELDTSWQKKALKAVTFGKVYAEGAFDADKYVAVLDTVKVLNQLRAHELGLFLTYSEVQSIGWKEVVKMLLRRNQHYLTLRITRALCLKDLVPLIYIHWCCYKIRKESGLSDVQLFKIIVDKLLSASNKRRNYISIDMISDVAHEEGRVILTNLLIDLEPSITNKIKKLVDFGEIELALVKAFQSGDYSLSLLMLMRVQDSLPTSDFFEILNQNESKHYNPTIQKELQTMNVEIPTETIPIKGEVIGHTWLESIGKSHLKLMEKFLTHEDKTHEMNILKLKEFSRTFPVGEGEEYYNSYKKLLTKCLRRSVRTTTMKAIERELKILELQNRLGKTYLTNFYSEKSLLSILTKLIKMNQIKPASKIVKEFSISQEKFWHLVLNTYSQAHEFDRLYEFVFGSLDASMGKSPIGFEPIIEAGFANNAPKEHISAYIRNSVKYKYDEKVRLFIRNEDYESAAQEAFKNKDIEILRNLQHNVPNADTKALQIIKSSIQKLGY
- a CDS encoding Elc1 elongin C, with amino-acid sequence MADSEVEFVTLVSSDNFKFIISKEVASISSVLRNSQGFEEGKTGRIDLDMDGDILECIVEYLYYHYKYKDQAESGDVPEFNIPTHLALELLVKADYLDI
- a CDS encoding transcription factor; its protein translation is MTTTLLNTLASEVNQFDTSGQESLNALLEDSSNFLQSLKELESDLEKEINVEQGEPQVQNGNSRKTTKEQISGLSKQMDNWYKASINRLKTYNTANNRFSKNVLNNNKFGVNLDNAYIYPLNMDSYPVEDFDLDASLNEIGMGSINRIPQELENKSIRQENRQELIKAIILHLLKIGQSNIVPTMVKQLLNDPTISVDEELAEKFKLLNSIVDDICIRHDLTHALGWFETKFNERAIGKVPLIERSGALSEVEFKFHMLQFIILLNGKESKFTSNDALEAYFYSRDHFSKFLKDYLNELAPLMSLILFNSDSGIENFSRQKHKETAINNFIEKLKQGFSIEAEEVLSNGHQSQAEFVSELLNSFNNVHENEELFANLSHDFVAEYCKDLKLSSDSSLFQSVLAGHIYLPSFYKYNSIELKMKKFNDKSQPSPSEKDMLNNVASFHFELPFQLPDSNRFLFRNHPIFICPVTREQSIPLSETTEESIIVNTDANGQLVSRKRKIAVDNPLNTQVVALKYCNHLALKESVWHLSKKGIDVFKCPYCYKKHKFTDAVDAYFIDL